In Nitrobacteraceae bacterium AZCC 1564, the following proteins share a genomic window:
- a CDS encoding hypothetical protein (product_source=Hypo-rule applied; transmembrane_helix_parts=Inside_1_19,TMhelix_20_42,Outside_43_61,TMhelix_62_84,Inside_85_90,TMhelix_91_113,Outside_114_127,TMhelix_128_150,Inside_151_156,TMhelix_157_179,Outside_180_198,TMhelix_199_221,Inside_222_227,TMhelix_228_247,Outside_248_267), with protein MWFATLFDADVFSHFTHTGVFAGNLVATLTLVMLVLISVALVTATIIVPLRPTVREAGWQLAVGGTVYFALIGSGFMMVEIALLQRMSVLLGHPVHALSVVLFSLILWAGFGSPASERMRLAGTGKLLAWSVASAAYLFALPFWLPPLLVDLDGADLLVRAGFCVLVLTPAGFLMGFGFPTGMRLVSAINPGPMPWFWGINGAAGVLAASVAVATSIAFSIDTTLRIGAACYLLVAVPAVLLMSAGARSSHTALRSLHPSEPTNVTG; from the coding sequence TTGTGGTTCGCCACGTTGTTTGACGCGGACGTGTTCTCGCACTTCACTCACACCGGCGTGTTCGCGGGCAACCTCGTTGCGACGCTGACCCTCGTCATGCTCGTTCTGATTTCGGTCGCGCTGGTCACCGCTACGATCATCGTCCCGCTGCGGCCGACAGTCAGAGAAGCCGGCTGGCAGTTGGCCGTCGGCGGCACCGTTTATTTCGCCCTGATCGGGAGCGGGTTCATGATGGTCGAGATCGCTCTCCTGCAGCGAATGAGCGTCCTCCTCGGTCATCCCGTGCACGCGTTGAGTGTCGTTCTGTTCAGCCTGATCCTCTGGGCAGGCTTCGGCAGCCCGGCATCCGAGCGCATGCGCCTCGCCGGAACAGGTAAGCTGTTAGCCTGGAGCGTAGCGAGTGCCGCTTACTTGTTTGCGTTGCCGTTCTGGCTGCCTCCGCTCTTGGTCGATCTTGATGGAGCGGACCTTCTCGTTCGCGCCGGCTTCTGTGTTCTTGTGCTGACGCCGGCAGGCTTCTTGATGGGCTTTGGGTTTCCCACCGGCATGCGACTGGTCTCTGCAATCAACCCGGGCCCCATGCCATGGTTCTGGGGCATCAACGGTGCTGCAGGCGTGCTCGCCGCAAGCGTCGCCGTTGCCACCAGCATTGCCTTCAGTATCGATACGACGCTCAGGATCGGGGCCGCCTGCTACCTCCTTGTCGCCGTTCCCGCAGTGTTATTAATGTCCGCCGGCGCCCGATCCAGCCACACCGCTCT